A stretch of Lacipirellulaceae bacterium DNA encodes these proteins:
- a CDS encoding molybdopterin converting factor, with translation MQILLINNDGAGFADHVEVADGTTVETLFHRHVKHPRSEDYLIRVNRLPAARDQALQEGDRVSITPRKIEGACRR, from the coding sequence TTGCAAATCCTCTTAATCAACAACGATGGAGCCGGCTTCGCCGATCATGTCGAAGTCGCTGACGGAACGACCGTCGAGACGCTTTTTCACCGCCACGTTAAACATCCCCGTTCAGAAGATTATCTCATTCGGGTCAATCGCCTGCCGGCAGCCCGTGACCAGGCGCTCCAAGAGGGCGATCGCGTGTCGATCACGCCACGCAAGATCGAAGGGGCGTGCCGTAGGTAA
- a CDS encoding ATP-dependent endonuclease yields the protein MSHTVMERANRELDAYRHSESLPSTGTYRKNLQDGRWHPVLVVVEGNHDVAFLSNLSAILNKQDEQTPNLANWEAVGKILFFPTGGGGSGDIAAWGERLARLGQPRFHLHDKECGAEALNRLTVVARIDQHPNCTARITSRRSLENYLHPKAIQRAGGPKLVMKPETNVAVTLAKARLAESAPQLAWRSLSQRSQKRLIESAKRWLNSEAVSQMTPKLLARSDPEHELIGWLQEIRQLVDS from the coding sequence ATGAGTCATACCGTCATGGAACGCGCGAACAGAGAGTTGGATGCGTACCGCCACTCCGAGTCACTCCCATCGACTGGGACGTATCGTAAAAACCTGCAAGACGGCCGTTGGCACCCAGTGCTCGTCGTGGTCGAAGGAAACCACGACGTTGCCTTCTTGAGCAACCTGTCGGCCATTCTGAACAAGCAAGACGAGCAGACCCCCAACCTTGCTAATTGGGAAGCCGTAGGGAAGATTCTATTCTTTCCCACCGGAGGCGGCGGTTCCGGCGATATTGCCGCTTGGGGCGAACGGCTGGCCCGCCTTGGTCAACCACGCTTTCATCTCCACGACAAAGAGTGTGGAGCCGAGGCGCTCAATCGTCTTACGGTCGTCGCTCGCATCGACCAGCACCCCAACTGCACGGCCCGCATTACCTCGCGTCGCTCCCTAGAGAACTATCTGCACCCGAAGGCCATTCAGCGAGCGGGTGGCCCCAAGCTGGTCATGAAACCTGAAACCAATGTGGCTGTCACACTGGCCAAGGCCAGGCTAGCCGAATCGGCCCCTCAGCTCGCCTGGCGCTCACTATCTCAGCGCAGCCAGAAGAGACTTATCGAGAGTGCCAAGCGTTGGCTCAACAGTGAAGCAGTTAGCCAGATGACGCCCAAGCTGCTTGCCCGGTCCGACCCAGAACACGAGCTCATCGGCTGGCTGCAGGAAATACGCCAGCTGGTGGATAGCTGA
- the cas2 gene encoding CRISPR-associated endonuclease Cas2, whose protein sequence is MYVLVTYDVSTKTKAGRKRLSRVAKTCLDYGQRVQNSVFEMKVSPAEWTECKDRLLGLIQPEEDSLRFYYLGANWKRRVEHVGAKAGYDVDGPLIA, encoded by the coding sequence ATGTATGTTCTTGTCACTTACGATGTTTCCACGAAAACAAAGGCGGGACGAAAGCGGCTTTCGCGTGTTGCGAAGACGTGCCTCGACTACGGCCAGCGCGTGCAGAATTCCGTCTTTGAAATGAAGGTAAGTCCTGCCGAGTGGACCGAATGCAAAGACCGCCTGCTGGGACTGATCCAACCGGAAGAAGACAGCCTGCGTTTCTACTACCTTGGCGCGAACTGGAAACGCCGCGTGGAACACGTCGGAGCGAAAGCCGGCTACGACGTCGACGGCCCGCTGATTGCGTAG
- the cas1c gene encoding type I-C CRISPR-associated endonuclease Cas1c, protein MKTHLNTLFVTTDGAYLAKDGQAVVVRVEKETRLRIPLHNLESIACFGRVGVSPALMGACAEAGVSISLHSLHGKFLAAVVGYSPGNVLLRRAQYRAADDEKRTCEIARSVVLGKLANCRNVLLRTARDSGDTERTERLQAVAKRLSASVVEVKAADSADRVRGLEGEAAVQYFGAMNDLVGSSDRAFQFTKRSRRPPRDAINALLSLVYTLLLHDVRSACEAVGLDAAVGFLHRDRPGRPSLALDLMEEFRPALADRVMLTLVNRGQVSAAGFTTGETGGVTMDDATRKKVLVAWQERKQEEILHPYLQERVTVGLLMHLQARLLARYLRDDIDAYPPMIWK, encoded by the coding sequence ATGAAGACGCACCTCAACACGCTGTTCGTCACGACTGACGGAGCTTATCTAGCAAAGGATGGGCAAGCCGTCGTTGTGAGGGTTGAGAAGGAAACCCGACTGCGGATTCCTCTGCACAATCTCGAAAGCATCGCCTGCTTCGGCCGCGTGGGTGTGAGCCCGGCATTGATGGGTGCTTGTGCCGAGGCCGGCGTGAGTATTTCTTTACACTCGCTGCACGGCAAGTTCCTGGCTGCGGTGGTCGGTTATTCGCCAGGCAATGTCCTGCTGCGGCGAGCTCAGTATCGTGCCGCGGACGACGAGAAACGCACTTGCGAAATCGCTCGCTCGGTGGTGCTTGGCAAACTCGCGAACTGCCGCAACGTGCTCCTCCGCACGGCTCGTGACTCAGGCGATACGGAGCGGACTGAGCGTTTGCAGGCCGTCGCCAAACGCCTCAGTGCGAGCGTGGTCGAAGTGAAGGCCGCCGATTCAGCCGACCGCGTCCGTGGACTCGAAGGGGAAGCGGCCGTGCAATATTTCGGGGCGATGAACGACCTCGTCGGCAGTAGCGACCGGGCGTTTCAGTTCACGAAACGGAGCCGTCGCCCTCCACGTGATGCGATCAACGCGTTGCTTTCGTTGGTCTACACATTACTGCTGCACGATGTGCGTAGTGCCTGCGAAGCGGTCGGCCTTGATGCAGCGGTTGGCTTTCTTCATCGCGACCGACCCGGACGTCCCAGCTTGGCCCTCGATCTGATGGAAGAGTTCCGCCCAGCGTTGGCTGATCGGGTGATGCTGACGCTCGTGAATCGTGGGCAAGTCTCCGCCGCGGGATTCACCACCGGCGAAACGGGCGGCGTGACGATGGACGATGCGACTCGTAAGAAGGTGCTGGTAGCGTGGCAAGAACGCAAGCAGGAGGAAATCCTTCACCCGTACTTGCAGGAACGCGTGACCGTCGGCCTGCTGATGCACTTGCAGGCTCGCCTGTTGGCCCGATATCTGCGTGACGACATTGACGCATATCCACCGATGATCTGGAAGTGA
- the cas4 gene encoding CRISPR-associated protein Cas4, translating into MPHPESNLLPLSALQHLRFCERQCALIHVERLWEENRFTAEGNVLHKKAHEGKPETRDGERITRGLPLRSLELGLSGVADVVLWRPPAGTKPRGRTLTQAILQATPEELTQWEITPVEYKRGKPKKNDCDRVQLCVQAMCLEEMLGVRIDDGQLFYGTMRRRVDVPLDTPLREITRQAAARFHAIMASGEVPFAVREKKCYTCSLYEKCLPPPPGRQTASAYVQSIR; encoded by the coding sequence ATGCCCCACCCCGAGTCCAACCTCCTCCCGCTCTCCGCCCTCCAGCACCTGCGGTTCTGTGAGCGGCAGTGTGCCCTTATTCACGTTGAGCGGCTCTGGGAGGAGAATCGGTTCACTGCCGAAGGGAACGTCTTACACAAGAAGGCGCATGAGGGGAAACCGGAAACGCGAGATGGCGAGCGCATCACCCGGGGGTTGCCGTTGCGGTCGCTGGAGTTGGGCCTTTCCGGGGTCGCCGATGTCGTTTTGTGGCGACCACCCGCTGGCACGAAGCCGCGCGGTCGTACGCTCACCCAGGCCATCCTGCAAGCCACACCCGAAGAGCTTACCCAGTGGGAAATCACGCCCGTCGAGTACAAACGGGGCAAGCCGAAGAAGAACGATTGCGATCGCGTGCAACTTTGCGTTCAGGCAATGTGCCTGGAGGAAATGCTCGGCGTGCGGATCGACGATGGGCAGCTTTTCTATGGCACGATGCGACGGCGCGTGGATGTGCCGCTGGATACTCCGCTGCGCGAAATCACGCGCCAAGCTGCCGCTCGTTTCCATGCAATCATGGCGAGCGGTGAAGTCCCTTTCGCGGTGCGGGAAAAGAAGTGCTATACCTGCTCGCTTTACGAGAAATGCTTGCCACCGCCGCCCGGTCGCCAAACTGCTTCTGCTTACGTTCAATCAATCCGCTAA
- the cas7c gene encoding type I-C CRISPR-associated protein Cas7/Csd2, which translates to MIPRVDFVYLFDVKNGNPNGDPDAGNLPRVDPETGHGLVTDVCLKRKVRNFVALAKDGSEGHQIYVQEKAILNNQHALAYEALKLDPKKRKSKGEKKAQEDQELTAWMCQNFYDVRSFGAVMTTDVNCGQVRGPIQFTLAQSIDPIISQEHAVTRCAVTTEREAEKQEGGNRTMGRKFTVPYGLYRAHGFINPHLAEKTGFGEEDLELFWKSLAQMFDSDRSAARGEMAPQALICFQHEDALGNAPANKLFDRVSVAQKTNDEGKPPREFSDYEVRIDESDLPDGITIDRKF; encoded by the coding sequence ATGATTCCCCGCGTAGACTTTGTTTATCTCTTCGACGTCAAGAACGGCAATCCTAACGGCGACCCCGATGCCGGAAACCTCCCTCGTGTTGACCCGGAAACTGGGCATGGCTTAGTGACAGACGTTTGCCTAAAACGCAAGGTGCGTAATTTCGTTGCGCTGGCCAAGGATGGTTCCGAGGGGCATCAGATTTATGTGCAAGAAAAAGCGATCCTCAACAACCAGCATGCTTTAGCCTACGAAGCATTGAAGCTTGACCCCAAAAAGCGAAAATCGAAGGGTGAGAAGAAGGCACAGGAAGATCAAGAGCTAACCGCTTGGATGTGCCAAAATTTTTACGATGTCCGCAGCTTCGGTGCGGTCATGACCACCGATGTCAACTGCGGTCAGGTTCGCGGTCCTATCCAGTTTACTTTGGCCCAGAGTATTGACCCGATCATTTCTCAGGAACACGCTGTGACCCGCTGTGCGGTCACTACCGAGCGTGAAGCTGAAAAACAAGAAGGGGGCAATCGTACAATGGGCCGCAAGTTCACCGTCCCTTACGGACTCTACCGTGCCCACGGCTTCATCAATCCGCACCTTGCGGAAAAGACCGGCTTCGGCGAGGAAGACCTGGAACTCTTCTGGAAGTCGCTCGCCCAGATGTTCGACAGTGATCGCTCAGCAGCCCGCGGCGAAATGGCTCCACAAGCACTGATTTGCTTCCAACACGAAGACGCCCTTGGCAATGCCCCCGCGAACAAACTTTTTGATCGCGTGAGCGTGGCCCAGAAGACCAATGATGAAGGAAAACCTCCACGCGAGTTTTCCGACTACGAAGTGAGGATCGACGAGAGTGATCTTCCTGACGGCATTACGATTGATCGCAAATTTTAA
- the cas8c gene encoding type I-C CRISPR-associated protein Cas8c/Csd1, with translation MLLHALNDYYERLAADLDCDIAAYGYSRQQISFIVVLEEDGTLFEIQDARKPDEKGKLKNQSLIVLGSAKPSGSGINPCFLWDNSSYALGYKPDDNKPERTKEAFEAFRDKHLALKEEIDSPEFSAVCTFLETWNPEIVGNDEKTRILTEVKTGFGVFKLRSKKQYVHESPPITKWWNKQIEEAEVKDEDTIAQCLVSGKVGPVARLHEPKIKGVWGGQSAGALLVSFNDKAYESYGKDGGSNAAVNEQVAFQYCVALNRLLASEQCIRLGDTSVVFWTDKPSAVEQLLPFALDPSSAAEDEELANRIGAILEKISRGKFPGEFGEPDTEFYILGLAPNAARISVRFWWRSTIQDLTNNLALHFQNLEIARGLKDLPHPPMWRLLRETVRDAKDIPDLLEGALLRAIITGGKYPHLFYSSLLRRIKADREVRFIRAAAIKACLNRNYELELPVSLDPDRPDMAYHLGRLFAALEKSQEDALPGINATIKDRYFSSASSTPASVFPRLIRMNQHHLGKLEKGAKTYHEKRIQEIAGRIDDFPTHLPMKEQGQFAIGYYHQRQEIFTRKSKDEPEAATAE, from the coding sequence ATGCTGCTCCACGCGCTCAACGATTACTACGAACGACTGGCTGCCGATCTTGATTGTGATATCGCTGCGTACGGGTATAGCCGTCAGCAGATTTCATTCATCGTCGTGCTGGAAGAAGATGGCACGCTGTTTGAAATCCAAGACGCCCGAAAACCCGACGAAAAAGGGAAGCTGAAGAATCAGTCGCTCATCGTGCTGGGTAGCGCAAAGCCTTCTGGCTCGGGCATCAATCCCTGCTTCCTGTGGGACAATTCTTCCTATGCATTGGGTTACAAACCTGATGATAACAAGCCTGAGCGGACCAAAGAAGCATTTGAGGCGTTCCGCGACAAGCACTTGGCTTTGAAAGAGGAAATCGACTCGCCTGAATTCTCTGCCGTATGCACCTTTCTAGAAACCTGGAACCCTGAGATCGTCGGCAACGACGAAAAGACTCGGATCCTGACTGAAGTGAAAACGGGCTTCGGCGTCTTCAAGTTGCGATCGAAAAAACAATATGTTCACGAGAGTCCTCCAATCACGAAGTGGTGGAATAAGCAGATCGAAGAAGCCGAAGTAAAAGATGAGGACACGATTGCTCAATGCCTTGTCAGTGGCAAAGTTGGTCCTGTTGCTCGTCTGCACGAACCGAAAATCAAAGGTGTCTGGGGCGGGCAGTCGGCTGGCGCGTTGCTGGTGTCCTTCAATGACAAAGCCTATGAGTCCTATGGCAAAGATGGCGGCTCGAATGCGGCAGTCAACGAGCAAGTTGCTTTTCAGTACTGCGTCGCCCTTAACCGATTGCTCGCCAGCGAGCAATGCATCCGCCTCGGCGACACCTCGGTAGTCTTTTGGACAGACAAGCCTAGTGCCGTCGAGCAGCTCCTCCCATTCGCCCTTGATCCTTCCAGTGCTGCCGAGGACGAAGAACTTGCGAATCGAATCGGCGCGATCCTAGAAAAAATCTCTCGAGGCAAGTTTCCAGGAGAATTTGGCGAGCCGGACACCGAGTTTTACATCCTTGGACTAGCACCCAACGCTGCTCGCATTTCTGTCCGCTTCTGGTGGCGTAGTACAATCCAAGACTTGACGAACAACCTCGCTCTGCATTTTCAGAACCTCGAAATCGCTCGCGGCCTAAAAGACTTACCCCACCCTCCGATGTGGAGATTGCTTCGTGAGACGGTCCGCGATGCGAAAGACATCCCCGACTTGCTGGAAGGGGCTTTGTTGAGAGCCATCATCACTGGTGGAAAGTACCCACATCTTTTCTACTCTTCTCTGCTGCGACGGATCAAGGCTGACCGAGAAGTGCGTTTCATCCGCGCAGCAGCGATCAAAGCCTGCCTCAACCGTAACTACGAATTGGAGCTACCCGTGAGCCTCGACCCCGACCGACCCGACATGGCCTATCACCTCGGCAGACTATTCGCCGCGCTGGAAAAATCGCAAGAAGATGCCCTGCCGGGCATCAATGCCACGATCAAGGACCGCTATTTCAGTTCTGCTTCCTCGACGCCTGCGAGCGTTTTCCCTCGCTTAATTCGGATGAACCAACATCATCTTGGCAAGCTTGAAAAAGGGGCGAAGACTTACCACGAAAAGCGGATTCAAGAAATCGCCGGTCGGATCGACGACTTTCCAACCCATTTACCCATGAAAGAGCAAGGGCAGTTCGCCATTGGTTACTACCATCAACGTCAGGAAATCTTCACAAGGAAGTCGAAAGACGAACCAGAAGCTGCAACCGCAGAATAA
- the cas5c gene encoding type I-C CRISPR-associated protein Cas5c encodes MSKPSPIRLKVWGDYACFTRPEAKVERLSYDVITPSAARGILEAIYWKPQVRWVIERLHVLKPPVFTNLRRNEVASKASERNAKTAMKQAEKGETSKPLSIVVEDDRQQRAATILRDVAYVIEARFELLDDSEPVAKHYNMFKRRAENGQCFHRPYLGTREFACEFDWVEAPIPESQLVGEEDLGYMLHDMVYSKPEGRAFDLIDGHTGEKRCVEARFFKAKMKNGVIEVPPLPSPAEAE; translated from the coding sequence ATGAGCAAACCTTCTCCCATCCGACTCAAAGTCTGGGGCGATTACGCCTGTTTCACTCGCCCTGAAGCCAAGGTGGAACGTCTCTCGTACGACGTCATCACGCCCTCGGCGGCTCGCGGTATCCTCGAAGCGATCTATTGGAAGCCACAAGTTCGTTGGGTGATCGAGCGGCTACATGTGCTGAAGCCGCCGGTGTTTACCAACCTGCGCCGAAACGAAGTTGCCAGCAAGGCGTCTGAACGGAACGCGAAAACTGCGATGAAACAAGCTGAGAAGGGCGAAACCAGTAAGCCACTCTCGATTGTCGTCGAAGACGATCGCCAACAGCGAGCCGCCACCATTTTGCGTGACGTTGCCTACGTCATTGAGGCACGCTTCGAGCTACTCGATGACAGCGAACCGGTCGCCAAGCATTACAACATGTTCAAACGCCGTGCAGAAAATGGGCAATGTTTTCACCGCCCCTATCTGGGCACGCGGGAATTCGCTTGCGAATTCGATTGGGTTGAAGCCCCAATCCCCGAGTCGCAACTCGTCGGCGAAGAGGACCTCGGCTACATGCTACACGACATGGTTTACAGCAAGCCAGAGGGGCGAGCGTTTGACCTGATCGACGGCCACACCGGGGAGAAGCGTTGTGTCGAAGCCCGCTTCTTCAAGGCGAAAATGAAGAACGGCGTGATTGAAGTCCCTCCGCTCCCCTCGCCTGCGGAGGCTGAGTAA
- the cas3 gene encoding CRISPR-associated helicase Cas3' produces MSTHKYYAHSLKGHDHDRWELLETHLNEVAQLAARFAKPLKARDWGAIAGRWHDLGKYSPEFQAYLDKENGFEAHLEQYAGRVDHSTAGAQHAMTAAGQFGRLLAYVIAGHHSGLADTLDLDQKRLKKEICDWSSAPPRLLSCPELSLQGYNIGPDRRRASFQLAFFTRMLFSCLVDADFLCTEGFMSPERSQQRPQKSIRLSDIAVALEGHLARLASGAVNSEVNECRREVLLACKDAASSVPGFFSLTVPTGGGKTLSSLQFALKHAIEHGLSRVIYAIPFTSIIEQTAQTFRGALQSLGEDSVLEHHSNLDPEKETYRNRLIAENWDAPLVVTTNVQLFESMFANRTSRCRKLHNLAGSVIVLDEAQTLPVELLRPCIEALRELVTNYRCTVVLCTATQPAITKNDDFKIGLEDVREMIPEPTQLYERMRRVEVERIGSVTNEQLVARLEREESFLCIVNTRPHAAKLFAALRENDEDNPSLFHLSTLLCGQHRGELIEIIRDRLKNNLPCRVISTQLIEAGVDVDFPVVFRSMAGLDSVAQAAGRCNREGLRSTGKVYLFDPSDCQVKGYLGATAATTREVLPEYADPLDPAAIQQYFDLHYWNQAGAHRWDDKQVMACFPEELGGFAYNFKTAAERFRMIADQGETVYVSYGTLGSRLIKQLRHAGPSRKLLRQLQRYSVSVYEQIYKQLIAAGDVELTDHGYAILTNDSLYDHQLGLMLDRPGWREPESLVV; encoded by the coding sequence GTGTCAACTCACAAGTACTACGCACATAGCCTCAAAGGCCACGACCATGACCGGTGGGAACTGCTGGAAACTCATCTCAACGAAGTTGCACAGTTGGCCGCACGATTCGCGAAGCCTCTCAAAGCACGCGACTGGGGCGCAATCGCTGGACGATGGCACGACTTAGGAAAATACTCGCCGGAGTTCCAAGCGTACCTCGACAAAGAGAATGGCTTCGAGGCTCACCTCGAGCAGTACGCCGGTCGCGTCGATCACTCGACCGCAGGAGCGCAGCATGCGATGACCGCAGCTGGGCAATTTGGGCGACTACTTGCTTACGTCATTGCCGGGCATCATTCGGGGCTGGCCGATACCTTGGATCTTGACCAGAAACGACTCAAGAAGGAAATCTGTGATTGGAGCTCTGCGCCCCCGCGACTTCTGTCGTGCCCTGAGCTGAGTCTCCAGGGCTACAACATAGGCCCTGATCGCAGGAGGGCTTCCTTCCAGCTCGCTTTCTTTACGCGGATGCTGTTCTCTTGCTTGGTCGATGCAGACTTTCTGTGCACGGAAGGCTTCATGAGCCCCGAGAGGTCGCAGCAGCGACCGCAAAAATCCATCCGACTCAGTGACATAGCCGTGGCACTCGAAGGGCATCTCGCGCGACTTGCCTCGGGGGCTGTCAACAGCGAGGTTAATGAGTGCCGCCGGGAGGTTTTGTTAGCTTGCAAAGACGCGGCAAGTAGCGTCCCTGGCTTCTTTTCCTTGACGGTACCAACCGGGGGCGGCAAGACGCTCTCGTCCTTGCAGTTTGCGCTGAAGCACGCGATTGAACATGGGCTGTCGCGTGTGATCTACGCCATACCCTTCACCAGCATCATCGAACAAACGGCTCAGACATTCCGTGGTGCCCTGCAAAGTTTGGGAGAGGATAGCGTGCTTGAGCATCATTCCAATCTCGACCCTGAGAAAGAAACGTACCGCAACCGCCTGATAGCAGAAAATTGGGACGCACCGCTTGTGGTAACGACGAACGTCCAGCTTTTCGAATCCATGTTTGCCAACCGCACCTCCCGTTGCCGTAAGCTCCACAACCTGGCTGGTAGTGTCATCGTGCTGGACGAAGCACAAACGCTGCCGGTTGAGTTGCTCCGTCCTTGTATCGAAGCGCTGCGCGAGCTCGTGACCAACTACCGCTGTACGGTAGTTCTCTGCACGGCAACGCAGCCTGCCATTACAAAGAACGATGACTTCAAGATTGGCCTGGAAGACGTACGTGAGATGATTCCAGAGCCGACGCAGCTCTACGAGCGGATGCGGCGTGTCGAGGTTGAGCGAATTGGCTCGGTCACTAACGAGCAACTCGTGGCACGACTGGAACGAGAGGAATCGTTCCTGTGCATCGTCAATACGCGGCCCCATGCGGCCAAGCTGTTTGCCGCCCTGAGGGAAAATGACGAAGACAATCCCTCACTGTTTCACCTTAGTACGCTTCTCTGCGGTCAGCACCGGGGCGAACTGATTGAGATCATTCGCGACCGATTGAAAAACAATCTGCCATGCCGTGTCATTTCGACACAACTCATTGAAGCGGGTGTCGATGTTGATTTCCCGGTGGTGTTTCGCTCGATGGCCGGGCTGGATTCCGTGGCCCAAGCCGCCGGGCGTTGTAATCGCGAGGGGCTCCGCTCCACCGGGAAGGTTTACCTTTTTGACCCCAGCGACTGCCAGGTGAAAGGCTACCTCGGCGCCACCGCTGCGACCACGCGAGAAGTCCTCCCTGAATATGCCGACCCGCTCGACCCGGCCGCGATACAACAGTATTTCGATCTCCACTATTGGAACCAGGCGGGCGCTCATCGCTGGGATGATAAGCAAGTGATGGCCTGCTTCCCAGAAGAGCTTGGCGGCTTCGCCTACAACTTCAAAACCGCTGCTGAGCGGTTCCGCATGATCGCCGACCAAGGCGAAACGGTTTACGTGTCCTATGGTACCCTCGGATCTCGACTAATCAAGCAGTTACGACATGCTGGACCTTCTCGTAAGCTGCTTCGGCAGTTGCAACGCTACTCCGTATCCGTCTACGAACAGATCTACAAGCAACTCATCGCTGCCGGCGACGTCGAGCTAACCGATCACGGCTACGCAATCCTTACGAACGACAGCCTCTACGACCATCAGCTCGGGCTAATGCTAGACCGCCCTGGCTGGCGCGAACCTGAAAGTCTGGTAGTGTGA